Genomic segment of Prinia subflava isolate CZ2003 ecotype Zambia chromosome 4, Cam_Psub_1.2, whole genome shotgun sequence:
GGTGAGAAAGACTGGTGCTAACAAGGCTCAGGAAATCAGCAGGTCCCTTCACCAACATCAGAAAGGTAATTTTATGTCTCTTCTGGCCAAAGCAGAAAAAGTGTGCCTTGGAGGATGAAAATCAGATGTGGCCCACTTCACGCACACCCGCCAGCCACTGCTCCTGCACTCACCTTGGAGACAGAATTGACTGGGGCGACCACCCCACTCTGGTGACTGCTGGCACCCACTGAGAGGGAAGGTGGGTTCGGCAcgctgggctgggcagcagcaggccaGTAATTGCTGGAGGATGGAGTGCTGGGACGGTCCAGGATGTCATCCATACTGTGGCTGCTTCGCAGTGGGAAGGACCTGAGCAAAAAGAGAAGACAGTGAAGTGGGAGTCAAAGAGCAAGGatcagggagcagcacaggtgcTAGCACAACATGAGATGTCTCTGGAGGAAATACATGTGTCTTGGACTGGCTCAGTTGCAAGAACCTTTGAGATGACATTGCACATATTATGGAGCTGCCTAGGGAAGCCTGCAAGACCCCAGGGCACAATGAGGCTCTTGGCTGCTTCTCCAGCAtgggagccctgcagctctccatggGCCACAGTCTAAACAATTACCCCACTGGCATTTGTGGTGCACCAGAAGCTCCTGCCTGGTCAATTGCTATCCTTTTACCTGGTGTCTGGCTCCTCCATCTCCCTCGTATTCTCCAAAGGCTTGACATAAGCTTCAGGGAACCAGCCACACCTAGGACACAGGAAGAGAGACAAATGAGCTCCAGGCAACCATGGTGTGTGATTCTTCAGATCCAGTTGCCAAACACTTCCAATCTGCACCCATCCCATgcacccatcccacacatcaATCAAGCCACATTTGCCACTACCATATGTGACAGAGTTCCTGCACTTCTTTCACCCATGGGTGGGGAACAGGGGTTATCATGGGACAGACCTTGAGCTTGGAGCAGGACCTGCTTATCTCAGGAGCTGTGCAAAACCTGTGCTCCTGGGAGTAATGTTGGTGCAATCCAGCAAGAGACACTTCAACTAACTGCAGTCACAAGGAAGCTGTGGAAAACTAGTCCAGGGATTTTACAGCAGCTCCACTCCAGAAACAGCCGCCCAAAGAAAGGTGCTGCTTTTGTTCATCTCACATCTGTGAGCATTCCTGCAGACCACATCCTATGTGGAACAAGGCAGGCTTTACACAGAGATGTtagctggcagtgccacagggagTAATTCAGTAAGTGCTGGGTGCAGCAATTTCcatgccctgcctgtgctggaggctgtggcagcagctgcagcctgagctaAGAAACAGGCAGGCCTCTCAGGTAACTCCAGCAGTTCATGGCCCTGAGCTGGATCCCATGACAGGAATCACTCAGTCATGCAAGCCAGGAGCCACTGCATCCCTGGCTCTTCTACCCAAAGCCCCTGGAGATTTCTCAGGCAGCCCATCCATGTCAGCCCTTCAACACTGTATCTTCTTGCCACGGAGAGCCCCCATCACTGAAGACATAGTGTTGTCCCTCTGAGACGGTGGGACACAGTGCCCAGGTAACATCAGGTGGCAAGGGGAGGTGATAATTTTGGGCTTAACCCTTCCAGCTCCAGACCCCACAAGCCTGCATCTGGCCAATTTACAGCAGCAGTCACATACGTGGATGAGCCCTCCAGTTTGCCATAGAGCCAGCCATTCTGCGCCTCCAGCATCAGCACCGTGATGACATCCCCGGGTTCAAACTGCAGCAGGGTCCGGTTGGCACCCGTCGTGTGGGGCACAATGGCCTGAACTCTTGTTGTGCCACTCCTCTTTCTGCCCTCGCTGCCACTGCTGGCTTCGCCAAAGGAACCTGAGCGGGACACCCGGCCTGTAGGGAGCAAACCTGTGGGGAAGCATCCCAAGGGCCTGGCTGGAATCTGGCATCCTCCTGCAAGATCCACCCTGCCCCACACTGAAAAGGACCAGTGCTTTCCCAGTCAAGTAATTACTCTAGTGGAGGAGCAGATGGCCTTTCAGGGAGAGAGCAAAGCATAGCATGTGAAAATCAGAACAAGCATCCTGCAGGAGACAATTACATTTGTTAGATTACAAGACAAACACATTGGTTTTGCACTGTGTCCTCTTTGGCCAAATGCCTAGAGCATAGGCACTGCATGCCCTGGCTGATGCCTTCCCTGCCTGACAGTCCTCTTCCTGACCTGTTGGAGCTTCTGATAATTTGGgtaatttctctctttccctgtccttttttacttcttttaaaaacttaaagctgaaatttctcaggaaggaaaagcaggtgCATCATGGGTTAAGTGGCTGGGTTTCATATGGGAAGCTAATATTTAATCTGATAGTATGAGAGAAGGTGCTTTATTAAAATGAGAATTCTAGCAAGAATCAGTTCTTGTAGTTCAAGGAGCCTTGAAAGTTGCATATTTGTAGGTTCCCCACCTCAGACAGCCTGGCCTTGCCCTGGATGGACTCTGGCCTGAAGGCTGAGCTCACCTTCTACTTCAGCCTCGCTCTCTACAGCTCCCATAGGCACTGTCCTCTCACCATGCCCAGGAATATATCTGAGGTCTGGTGGTCTGATAGAGTGTTGATCCCTTCCCAAACCCAGCCCTCTTCTCAGGGAGCTCAAACCCGTGtctccccacagcactgctcccagATATGGGTCATACTGGCTGCTGATGGTGTCCTCCGCAGTGGCCGCCTGGGAGACTCTGGCTGAGGAGACATTCTCATTTCTGGAGGGTCCGGAGAGAAGATGCTGGATCTACTTCCAGTCACAGAAGAAGCAAAGTCCCCAAGGGGTCTCTGGGGCTGTTGGAAAGAAAGGGGGCTGAACACACATCCATAAAGGCTGTGCTAGGCAGGAGATGCTCCGAGACATACGCAGCCTTTTTAGAAAgccaaactcagcacattcctCCATTGCAGCCCACACACAGGCTACTCTTCCTTTTGGCCAGAAAAGGCCACTGGAGCTGGGCAAGGCAGCAAGCACCATGGCTGGCCAAGGACTAACCttgccctgcagcctcaccaCCAAAGAACCATTGaatattttgggttggaaggaacctttaaaggtcatctagtccaactgcctgcaatgagcagggatgTCTTTAACCAGATCAAGTTTCTCACAGCTCAGTTCAACCTGACCTTggatgcttccagggatgggtcatccaccacctctctggggtACCTGTTCCAGTATTTCACCAAACAAGGTGAAGCTCTCTATGGGCTCCTCACCATCTCGAGATGTGTGGGTATGAGCCGTCCTGATGGATACCCCTGGCCATGGGAGGCtgagagcagcccctgtgcGTGGCTGTTTGAGGGGTTACGGctggcctccagctgctccttccaccGTGGTACCTTGGTCTGGATCATGCCCCGagcctggggagagagagagaaaagggagtgATGGACAGGGCAGACCAGCTACAGAAGAAGCTTAGGGCTTACACATACATTAGAGACCAAATTCTCCCACATTTAGGCTTGTGGGAATGGCCAAACAGCTCCCTGTAGGCAGGAACTTTCTGGATGGCACCCTCCAGCAGAGATTCCCTGGTACCAAAAACCCTGCTATAAACACCTACAGCACCTTTCCCTCATCCATCACTCACATACCCAACTAACCCCATGCCAGCACCACCCTTAGTCCCTGGCATGTTCTCCTCTCCTAGTACAGCCAGCTTGAAcctcacagaaagaaacaaaatagttTCCTGCCCAGATCATGTATCCTTCACCTAGGGGATGGACCAGACCtggctccctcctgcctgcatgcttcccctccagccctggtgtctgctcccccagctctgctccccaggctgTACCCTGCTGTAAAACTGGAGGAGAGTGTTGTAGAGCATCTGGTGCTTTTCAGCCAGGAAGCGGTAGCGGCgtttctcctccagctcagcctccctctGGCTCTCAGAGACAAACACCTGCATCTCCGAACGCAGTCGAATCACATTCTCCTGTGTCACagggaagaaagggaggaagTGATCAGTGAAAATCCAGCAGAGTGAACTCAGGGGAAGGGTTGGTCATCATGTCTATCAGCTTCCCAGTCCActtgcagtgctggagcagctaGAGCAGAGTGCCGAGGATTAAGTCCTTGCTTCCTAAGAGTTCTTCAATGAGGAAAGGGCTTAGCAGGAATGAGTACCACAGGTCAGTGGCACCCTGTAGAATAGGAGTTTCCTACTTTCCAGATACGCCTGCTGCCTTTTGAACATTGGGGCAACCCCTTGTCTAAGGCTGCTGAGAAATCAGCCCTGGCTCCCAAGAAATCATCCAGTTCTTATTACCAACTCCCCTTTCTGCAATCACTGCTTACCTTCATCTCCCGGGCATTTTTGTCACGAGCCCTCTCCATTCTCCACAACTCTGCCATGCACTTATCCAGGTTGGTGGCTCTTCGCTGGTACTCCAGCTCATACTGCTTCTGGCTTTCCTGCCAGGGAGAAAACGGGCTCAGAAAGGAACCAGAGACCCACCCATACTCTGAGGCAGAAAGGTTCCTGCTCTGATGGGTGGTTGGACATCTGAGTCCACCTGCAATCAGGCTTCACCTGCACCTCGTATAAAATGTCTTTCCTtgcctttcttttcattttaaatggcCCAAGAGTGCTGATGAACCTCTAGTTTTCAGGAGCAAGGACTGGCACCCAGCTTCCCCAGCACTAGGTCCCTCTGTCTTCCTCTGGGACACCTACCCAccagcatggccagctgggcCATGGCAGCACAGGACCCACAGAGTGTGGTTTAGGGAAGCTGGAAACTCTGCTTTTGGAATGCTGAATCTCTCAGTCCCACTGAAGCATTTGGCAAGTTCCACTGCACAGAGACCAGCCACCTGCCCTCTAGCTCTCCATCATCAGATGAACAAGGGGAGTTCCATGATGGGAGAAGGTAAGACCCCCTATCTCCTGCTGagaagaatcacagaaacaccGCAAGTGTTGAAGCAAAAACCCTTGGgtgaaggagagagggaaacaagagagctgaggaggagaagggagttCATCACTTACACTGATAAACTGCACATCCATTTTGCTGTTCTTCTCCATGTGCTGCAACAGGTCCACATGGAAAGTCTGAGCCTGAAAGAGGCGAAGGAGCCATCACCTTTATCCCTTCAGCATATGGGATGTTGCATGCAGTGTGATAAGGGGTGGCTCATAAAACATGCTGAGCAAGTAACTCacagctgggctctgggcaTGCCAGCCCTGTAACCCTCCTCTGCCAcgtgcagcagggaggcaggcagCTGTCTGCAGGCATGTGTGAGGGCAGCTGATAGGGTGAATATGGTAAATGCTGATAAGCTGTATTTAAGGAAATCACTTCATTCTCGACCTCTGCCAGCCCTTGGGAAGACCACTCACCACAACTTCCAAATCAGAGCTCAGTAGTCTCTGTGTGTCAGACATCTGCATCAGAATTTCacctttggggaaaaaagacaggagaaggtgaaaaagtcCTGTGGCTATTTTCTCGTGCACCCAAGGAGGCAGACCAGCAGCATGCAGCTCTGGCTGATGATACACAGCTGTGAAAGTCCAAGAGCTATCACAAAGCACTGCTCTCTGCACCCCGGCAGCCTtccttccctggcactgctaATGTAGGGCTACCACAGCCCACATGGCTGCTGGACCAGTGCTCTGCTACAGCCCCAGGTGTCAGCAGGCAGCCTCGCCTCTGCCATGGGCTCTGACTGCTAGGTttctgctctgccacagcccctACAGGCCCCATTTCTGACCCAACTGGCTTCCCTGCTGTGGTGCAGATTTCTGGCTGTCCTATGGGAAGGAAGCTCCAATGCTGTGCATGGTCCCACTTCACCAGTGTTGGCATTATGAAACCAGGAAAGGAAGAGACTGAtgacagggagcagaggagctaGCTGGGAGGTGCAGATGACAAAAAGAGTCTGCAGAAGGGGCACATCTGCTAGAAGCTTTATTGTAAAATGTTTAGCAGTGGAGAAGCCGTTCTCTGACCACATTTTCAGCAGTCACAAGCAGGCTGCAGTTATTTACACTGCTGAGTATGAGTCCCTCAGCCCTAAGCTGCCATTCCAGCGGCTTGCAGGCTCAGGAGGAAAAACCTCATCAGTTGTTGTCAATGCATGCTCCCTGGCTTTTCTCTCACACCTccaagaaggagaaaaatgcttCCTCCGTGATGAAAATGTCTTCTCTTGGGGCAGGATGCCCCAACAGGGACTGGTTTCTGTGAGAGGTCCATCACTGGAGGTCCATcacaggagctgagctcacTCACTGATCTCAGAGAGATACAGGAAAGAGTGCTGGGACTGTGAGAAATACTCAAGGACACACAGTAAATTTGACTGTCACCACCTGGACAGGGCCTGGTACAGAGAGACATTTAGAGGAGCTGTCTTTCTTGCCCCAGTACCTGAAAATGGACCAACTAAGGgagaaggtaaaaaaatcaTAACTGTGGCTCACCACAGGAGAGATGATGTGCAGGAGAGCCTTACCGAGCATGTGTGAGGTGGAACTCTGCAGTGCTTGCTCCCCAATCTTCTCAATAGCCTTAAAATACACTTCAGCTGCTTTGGATAAtgctgtggggagaggagaggggggGTAAGGGTCTGGCCTGCCTTCCCAGCATCACCAGCTCCAGCAAGCAGCACACAGAACAGCCACCTCCTGGTACTTTGCCTATATAGGCACCCCGTCTCTCCCCATCAGCAGTGGGTTCTGGAGCTGAAGAGTGCAGCTCAGGACACATCAGAGGTGGCAGACCAGCACCCTTGTCCTGGGTGAGGGGGTAGGGGATGCCCAGGCTGGATGCAACACTGTGATccagagccctggctgtgggagcCCACTCACCATGGAAGGCACGCAGGTAGTTGTTCCCCAGGTACACCAGGTTCTCCAGCGCAGGGTTGAACTGCTCCAGGATACTctgtggccaggcaggagcacGTTAAAACCATTCTTCCTCATGCCCAGAGACCTCAGCAGATCAAGGACCCTGTGCTGTTGTTTGGCTGAGAGCCCCCTCTGGAGCACTGGAATGGAGGCAATGTACAGCCAAGCACAGCCAGCTCCCTGCATTGGGACTGGCTGGCAACTCCAGCTGCCCTTAGTCTTCCCAAGCCAGCCAGGAGAGGAGCCATGCCAGAGGCCAAGGTAGCCCACTGCAGAGCCAAGTGGTTGCCTAAATGAAGATGGCTTTCTCCCAAGGGTCCACACCCACTGCAGGCAGGGGAGTAACTGCAAGGGGATCTGAGCAGCCTTTTCCCTCACCCCACAGCCAGCCAGAGGGCCATTGCTTATCATCCAGGCATGAACACAACCCTTCCCTGGCCAGGACATGGTGCACTGCCAGACTCAGCAGCTTAGTAAGAGAAGAGATGGACAACTAGcttctctgcttttatttgcaattaTCAAAGGTGTCCATTGACTACAGAGAAGACCAGAGACTGGAATAAGCAACTCCCCACTTCTGTCAGCCCTTCCCCCCCTTGGTTCAGGACTGATGTATAGGGAAGCATTTATGAGATGAGAGACTCTTTCAAGGGAGTGGCAAAACGGCCAACTGAACATCTTCCTGCCAGCAGCCAAGGTGTATCACCCTTCATGCTCCATGTCCAAACCACCCTGGCTGCCCAGTTCCTTCCCAAATCTGCCCTTAGGACCCACActgccctctcctgctcccaagcacagccctgaacccacaggagctgctgcagtacAGCCTGGGAACAGATTCAGCCCTCAGCTGTCCACGCAAAGGAGCCTTTGGCAGCAAACACTCATCTCCCACCCACCTGTCTCCCATACAGTCAGGAGCAGCCTTAGATGCCCATACTCACCTTATAGATGGAGATTGTGGATCTGTAGGACAGATCCATCTCTGGAGTCTTTCAGTCTCCCACAGAGAAGCAAGGAGCAAAGGAGAATACAAAGTGCTATTCTGGCCTGGAAGAACTCTGCTTCTGCACAGCCAGTGGGATGGAAAGAGTCTGTCACCAAGGAAGGACAGCAGGAAGACACAGATGTGGTACAAAGGGAGCAGTGATGGAGTTTAATAATTCACCAGCCGAGAGGC
This window contains:
- the BAIAP2L2 gene encoding brain-specific angiogenesis inhibitor 1-associated protein 2-like protein 2 isoform X1 → MLGEILMQMSDTQRLLSSDLEVVAQTFHVDLLQHMEKNSKMDVQFISESQKQYELEYQRRATNLDKCMAELWRMERARDKNAREMKENVIRLRSEMQVFVSESQREAELEEKRRYRFLAEKHQMLYNTLLQFYSRARGMIQTKVPRWKEQLEASRNPSNSHAQGLLSASHGQGYPSGRLIPTHLEMPQRPLGDFASSVTGSRSSIFSPDPPEMRMSPQPESPRRPLRRTPSAASLLPTGRVSRSGSFGEASSGSEGRKRSGTTRVQAIVPHTTGANRTLLQFEPGDVITVLMLEAQNGWLYGKLEGSSTCGWFPEAYVKPLENTREMEEPDTRSFPLRSSHSMDDILDRPSTPSSSNYWPAAAQPSVPNPPSLSVGASSHQSGVVAPVNSVSKKSGVSDQPPELFPRGTNPFATVKLRPTVTNDRSAPIIR
- the BAIAP2L2 gene encoding brain-specific angiogenesis inhibitor 1-associated protein 2-like protein 2 isoform X2, with the protein product MLGEILMQMSDTQRLLSSDLEVVAQTFHVDLLQHMEKNSKMDVQFISESQKQYELEYQRRATNLDKCMAELWRMERARDKNAREMKENVIRLRSEMQVFVSESQREAELEEKRRYRFLAEKHQMLYNTLLQFYSRARGMIQTKVPRWKEQLEASRNPSNSHAQGLLSASHGQGYPSGRLIPTHLEMPQRPLGDFASSVTGSRSSIFSPDPPEMRMSPQPESPRRPLRRTPSAASRVSRSGSFGEASSGSEGRKRSGTTRVQAIVPHTTGANRTLLQFEPGDVITVLMLEAQNGWLYGKLEGSSTCGWFPEAYVKPLENTREMEEPDTRSFPLRSSHSMDDILDRPSTPSSSNYWPAAAQPSVPNPPSLSVGASSHQSGVVAPVNSVSKKSGVSDQPPELFPRGTNPFATVKLRPTVTNDRSAPIIR